A portion of the Candidatus Dependentiae bacterium genome contains these proteins:
- a CDS encoding nucleotidyltransferase domain-containing protein produces MITPEIIEEVVRRLVRTYDPLEIYLFGSYARGDQREDSDLDLLVVVESSEERSHARVRAGYAALRGLGIYKDLAVYTKDEFAERINEIATLPYYVNKEGKCLYARA; encoded by the coding sequence ATGATTACACCGGAAATTATTGAAGAAGTAGTAAGGCGTTTAGTACGTACCTATGATCCGCTAGAGATATATCTTTTTGGTTCTTATGCCCGTGGAGATCAACGCGAAGATAGTGACCTTGATCTTCTTGTAGTCGTTGAGAGCTCCGAAGAGAGAAGTCATGCAAGAGTAAGAGCTGGTTATGCAGCGTTACGAGGTTTGGGGATATACAAAGACTTAGCAGTATATACCAAAGATGAATTTGCAGAACGCATTAATGAGATTGCAACGCTTCCCTATTATGTAAACAAAGAAGGAAAGTGCTTATATGCCAGGGCATAG
- a CDS encoding MepB family protein translates to MCSQNNTLLSNIHPDLLAAQALVYEPSGLTCTLIDQEIESKEYGACNLKINNSSVKFRVGKITPTKIGQFVTLWKRIGNGPIQPYDIADPVDLFVVSVRNTDHFGQFVFPKIVLYQKGVISKDCIGGKRAMRVYPPWDKVDNQQAEKTQHWQLFYFFEIHPGEVDTARIQKLYPIKSL, encoded by the coding sequence ATGTGCTCACAAAACAACACGCTCTTAAGCAACATTCATCCCGACCTACTTGCAGCCCAAGCACTTGTATATGAACCAAGCGGGCTGACTTGTACATTAATAGACCAAGAAATAGAAAGTAAAGAGTATGGCGCGTGTAATCTGAAAATAAATAACTCCAGCGTTAAATTTCGCGTAGGCAAAATTACACCAACAAAGATTGGTCAATTTGTTACGTTATGGAAGCGAATTGGTAATGGACCAATTCAACCTTACGACATAGCAGACCCTGTTGATTTATTTGTTGTTAGTGTTCGCAATACTGACCACTTCGGTCAATTTGTTTTTCCAAAAATCGTGTTGTACCAAAAAGGCGTTATATCAAAAGATTGCATAGGCGGAAAGCGAGCAATGCGAGTCTATCCACCGTGGGATAAAGTTGATAATCAACAGGCAGAAAAAACTCAGCATTGGCAACTTTTCTACTTTTTTGAAATTCATCCAGGCGAGGTTGATACTGCTCGTATCCAGAAATTATACCCTATAAAATCGTTATAA